The Streptomyces collinus DNA segment GGTCGGACCAGCGCAGACCACCGCGCGCGACCTTGCCGAAGCGCAGGTGCACGCCCTCGACGCGCGGCGAGTACACCCAGATCTCGAACGCCGGGCGCGGTGCCGGCAGGTCGGGGATGGCCTGCGGGTCGAACTTCATGGAGACGTAGTCGTGCGGCTTGCCGCCCGCGGCCTCCTGGAAGAAGTTGGTCCGCAGCGTCGCCTTGATGACGGTGAGGAAGGACCGCAGGATCCGGTCCTCGTCGAGCGAGGCGACCTGGTCGAGGGCCGCGTCGACCTCCTCCAGCAGCGCGTCCACGATCTCGTGGCCGGCGCGCTGCCGGTCGGGCGACATCCGCGCCTCGAACAGGGAGACGAGCAGCCGGGTGGTGTGGACGTTGTTGCGGAGGGTGTCCTCCATGTAGTCCTGGCTGAACGTCGACGCCGCCTGACGCAGGTACTTCGCGTACGCGCGCAGCACCACGGCCTGGCGCCAGGTCAGCCCGGCGCTGAGCACGAGGGCGTTGAAGCCGTCGTTCTCCGCCTTGCCGGTCCAGGTGGCGGCGAAGGCGTCCTGGAAGCGCTCGCGGGCGTCGTCGCCGAAGTGGTCCCCGCCGCCGTTCGCGCGGGGCATGCGCAGACCGAAGTCGTAGATCCAGGCCACGCTGCGGTCCGAGCAGCGCAGCTCGTAGGGCCGCTCGTCGACGACCTCGACACCGAGCCGGTTGAGGACCGGCAGGACGGCCGAGAGGGAGATCGCGTCGCCCGTGCGGTAGATCTTGAAACGGCGCTCCTCGGGGGCGGCGCCCACCGGCTCGTAGAGGCTGAGCGAGAAGTCCTTGTCCGCTTCGGCGTTGAGCTGCTCCAGGTGGACGAGGTCGGCGACCGCGGCGCGCGGGTTGTGGTCGGCCTTGTAGCCCTCGGGGAAGGCGTGCGCGTAGCGGCGCAGCGCTTCCGCCGCGTGCTCCTCGCCGAGCTCGGCGTTGAGCGCCTCGGCGAAGGCGTCCTCCCAGGAGCGGGCGGCCTCCACCAGCCGGGCCTCGATGCGCTCCTTGTCCGAGTCGGACAGCTCCGGCAGCTCGGTGCCCTGCGGGACGCGCACCACGAAGTGCAGCCGGGACAGGATCGACTCGGTGTTCCAGGCCGTGAAGTCGACGCTGATCCCGCCGAGCTCCTCCTTCAGGATCTCGATGATCCTCAGGCGCACGGCCGTGGTGTAGCGGTCGCGCGGGAGGTAGACGAGGGCGGAGTAGTAGCGCCCGTACTCGTCCTGGCGCAGGTAGAGCCGGAGCCGCCTGCGCTCCTGGAGGTAGAGCACGGAGGTCACGATCGACCGCAGCTCGTCGACCGGGGTCTGGAACAGCTCGTCGCGCGGGTACGTCTCCAGGATCTGCGTCAGGTCGCGCCCGTCGTGGCTGTTGGGCGAGAACCCGGCCTGATTCAGGACCTCCTCGACCTTGCGCCGGATGACCGGGACCCGGCGCACGGACTCGGTGTAGGCGGCGGAGGAGAACAGCCCGAGGAAGCGGCGCTCACCGATGACGTTGCCGTCGGCGTCGAACTTCTTGACGCCGATGTAGTCCAGGTACGACGGCCGGTGCACGGTCGCCCGGCTGTTCGCCTTGGTCAGCACGAGCAGCTTGTGCTCGCGCGCCTTGGCCCGGGCGTCGGCGGGCAGCCGCTCGAACGAGGGGCTGACCGGGTGGCTCTCCTCGGCCGCGTGGTGCGGGTCCGCGCGCAGTATGCCGAGCCCGGTGCCGGGCACGGCGGCCAGCGAGTCGTCGTCGCGCAGCTGGTACTCGCGGTAGCCGAGGAAGGTGAAGTGGTCGTCGGCCAGCCAGCGCAGCAGCTCGCGGGCCTCTTCGACCTGGGGGCCGGGCAGGTCGGCGGGGATGGGCTCGTCCGGCAGCCCCTCCGCCAGCCGGATCGCCGCGTCCCGCATCTTGCCCCAGTCCTCGACGGCCTCACGGGCGTCGGACAGCACGCGCAGCAGGTCGGCGGTGATCTGCTTCAGATCGGCCCGGTCGGTCTCGCGGTCGATCTCTACGTGGATCCAGGACTCGACGTGCGCGTCGTGCGGAAGGTCGCCGGTCGCCGGGGTCGACAGGACCTCGATGAGCTTGCCGGTGACATCGCGCCGCACGACGAACTGGGGGTGGATGACGACGTGGATGCCACGCCCCTGACGTGTCAGCTCGTTGGTGACGGAGTCGACGAGGAAGGGCATGTCGTCGGTGACGACCTCGACCACGGAGTGGCTGCACGTCCACCCGTTCTCTTCCACCGTGGGGGTGTGCACCCGGACGTTGGCCGTGCCCTGGGGGCGGTTCTCGGCCAGCCGGTAGTGCGATACGGCAGCTCCGAAGACGTCGACCGGGTCGCGGTCGGTGAGGTCCTCCGGGGCCGTGTGCAGGTAGTAGCGCTGGAGGAACGTGAGGAGGGTCTCGCGGTCCGGGGCCTTCTGGGCGTCTGGGGTCTCCTCGCCCGTCGACCCGGTCGGTAGGTGCCCCCCGACCGGGCTGTTCTCAGCTACCCGGGCGGCCCTCTCGAGCAACTCGGCCTTGGCTTCGTCCAGCTTGGTCTGCATTGTCCTCTGGCTCCTGTCGCGCGCCGTTGCGTGACGTAGAAGGAAGTACGGCCTCTGCGCTTACGACCTCACGTCGTGACACGGGGTATCCGGTCTGATCCGACGCTATGCCGCAAGGTGAGATGAGCGGGGGTGTCTGAGCCATTCTTGAGCTGCGCCACCGGTGTGACGACGCTCTCTGCGACGCCCGGGTCCTGGTGATGTTCGGCGTCCCGGGAGTCCTCGACTGCACGTCCCGCCCGCGAAGACCAGCGACTGCCGCCCGGTCACGGATGTCGTCCGTGCTCTCCGGGCGCAGGGCAGGGACGACGACGTCCCCGCGAACTATCGCGCTGATCACGCCACCAAGGCTATCGCTCCTTACAGGGGCTCCGTCATGAGCCGTATGTGTACAAAACCAGCCCTGGAAGTTTGACGTTCTGCACAGTGCCGCCACCCATTTCGGTCTGGGGGACTTCCAGGGACCGGTCAGGCCGCGAGCCGCTCCGCCTCCTCGACCGCTTCTTCCAACGTGTCCACGACAGGTACGCCGACCGCTTCCAGGCTCACCCGGCTGTGTGACCCGCCGGTGTACAGCACGGCCCGGGCCCCGACATGCAGCGCGGCCACGGCGTCGTCCGCCGCGTCCCCGATCACCACCGTGCGCTCCGGAGCCACCCCGCTCAGCGACGCCAGGTGCCGCACCATGTGCTCGGCCTTGCTGCCCCCCGACGGCCCGGTCCGCCCGTCCACCCGTATGAAGTGCGGCTCGATGCCGAACCCGCGCACCAGCGGCACGAGCTCCTCGTGCACGTACATGCTCAGGATCGACTGGCTGCGCCCCGCCGAGCGCCACCCGGCCAGCAGCTCCACGGCCCCCACCGTCAGCCCGCACGCCGTCCGGTGCTCGGCGTAGTACCGGTGGAAGACGTCGTCCATCGCCTCCCACTCGGCCTCGGTCGGCAGCCGCCCCATCAGCCGCTCATAGAACTTCGGCACCGGCACGCAGTACAGCTCCCGGTACTTCTCCAGCGTCAGCGGCTCCAGCCCCAGCTCGGCGAAGGCCGCGTTCGTCGCCCCGATGATCGCGTCGATGTCGTGGAACAGCGTCCCGTTCCAGTCCCAGACAATGTGCGCGCCCGTCTTCATCCCCATGCCTGAAAACGTACCCGCCCCCACTGACAATCAAGAGGACGGCGCCTCAACGCGCCCCCGGGAGCCGGTTCAGTCCCCGTGCCCGACCAGGTTCGCGATCTCCTGCGTGGCGAACCACAGCAGCTCGTGGTCCTCCGCCCCGTCCACGACGGACTGCGCGTCGTCGTCCCCGCCGTCCGCCGCCGGCAGCGCCTCGGCGGCAGCCGTCACATCGGCCTGGGCGTCCGCCGCGTCGACGTGCACCGACGCCGCCTGGCCCAACGGCACCGCGCCCGCGACCCGCACCTCGCCCGGCGCCGGATCGGGCCCCCGGCCGGGACCCGCGCTCACGGCCCGGTCGGCCACGTCGACGGCGATCACGACCCGGCGCCGCGGCGCCTCGGGCTCGGCCGCCAGCAGGCGCAGCGAGGCCAGCGCGGCCCGGCCGAGCGCCGCGTACTCCAGTTCCTCGGTGTCGTCGGAGACGTACCACTCGCGCAGCCCCGGCGTCACGGCGTAGGCGACGAACGGCCCGGCTCCCAGCTCGCCCGTCCTGTACGCCTCGGCGAGACCGGGGAGGGTCAGGGGCACGTAGACACGCATGGGCTGGCCGCTTTCGTGGTCGTGGTCGGGGGCTCCGAAGGGCCGCGGAAGGCTCCGGAAGGCCTTCAGGATACGTGCGGGGCGTCCCCTTTCGAGTCCCGCCCCGTGACGCCCGACGCGTCCACCCCGGGCCCGGAATTCACCCGGAGCACCCCCGCACTCATGGGCTCCACGCCTCCGACATCACCTGGATAGGTGAACATTCCGGCGCCCGCGACGCGGGTCCCGCTTCCTTGCCGCCGCCCCCGTCGGCCCCGTACAAGATCAGCACCCGAAGTTACTCCCCGGTATCCACCGGGCCCACGAAACGGGAACCCCCATGTACAAGGTCATGACCAGGACCCAGCCCCGCCCCACCCGCAACCGCCCCGACACCCACCGCCCCACCCCGACGACCGCACCCTTCCCGCCGGGGAGCACGACGCTCCCCGCCTCGGACGGCACTGCGCCGCGTACAGGGGCCGGCACCACACCCGGGGCCTCGGGCGGTGCGGCTTCACGCACGCCGGCCGACACCTCATCCCGCACCTCGGGCGACGCTGCGCCGCGCACACCCGCCGACACCACACCCCGCCTCCCGGGCCGCACTGCCCCAGGCACACCCGCCGGCCCCACACCCCGCGCCCTGGGCAGGACCACGTCGCACACACCGGACGACACCCCACCCCGCACCTCGCCCGGCGCCACCCCCAGCACACCCGCCGCCGCCACAGGACCACGTCATCCCGTGACCACAGCACCCGGCACCCTCGGCAGCACCCCACCCCGCTTCCCCACCCGGCGCGAAGCCGCACCGGCCGCCCCCGCCGGCGCAGCGCCTCCGCGTTCCCCCGGGAGTGGCCGGACCCGGCCTCCGGCCGCGGGCGGCCGTCCGCCGGCCTCCGCCCGTGCCAGGGCCTCCCGCACCCGCCCGTCGGACACGCGCCCGCCTACCCCCTCCGCGACCCGCACAGCACCCCGCAGGACCTCAGGAACGGCCACCACCCCGGCACACACGGCCGCCGCCGCCTCGGCCCCCGCCGAGGCCGGAACGGCCCCCGCCCACGCCGGACCGGCCCCCCACGTCCCCACCCGGGGTTCCCTCCCCGCGGCGATCCCCCAGCCCCTGCCCACCGACGTCTTCGCCGACCTCCTCGTCGCCGTGCTGAGCGGACACCGCCCCGTCCACTCGATGCTCCGGCACACCCGTGGCCGCGCCTACGACGAGCTGGCCTGGCTGGCCGAACGCGGCCCCCTGCGCACCCGCGGTGCCCGTCCCGTCGTCCGCGACATCGGCTACTACGAGCCCCGGCCGGGCGCCATCGAGGCCTTCGCCCGTGTCGGTGCCGGCGACCGGCTGCGCGCCATGGCCTTCCGCCTGGAACTCGGGCGGGACCGCCGGTGGCGCTGCACGGCGGTCGAACTCGGCGGCCCCCGCCCGCCTCGCCCGGAAGCCGACTGAGGCCGTCG contains these protein-coding regions:
- a CDS encoding HAD family hydrolase — translated: MGMKTGAHIVWDWNGTLFHDIDAIIGATNAAFAELGLEPLTLEKYRELYCVPVPKFYERLMGRLPTEAEWEAMDDVFHRYYAEHRTACGLTVGAVELLAGWRSAGRSQSILSMYVHEELVPLVRGFGIEPHFIRVDGRTGPSGGSKAEHMVRHLASLSGVAPERTVVIGDAADDAVAALHVGARAVLYTGGSHSRVSLEAVGVPVVDTLEEAVEEAERLAA
- a CDS encoding DUF6912 family protein translates to MRVYVPLTLPGLAEAYRTGELGAGPFVAYAVTPGLREWYVSDDTEELEYAALGRAALASLRLLAAEPEAPRRRVVIAVDVADRAVSAGPGRGPDPAPGEVRVAGAVPLGQAASVHVDAADAQADVTAAAEALPAADGGDDDAQSVVDGAEDHELLWFATQEIANLVGHGD
- a CDS encoding Rv3235 family protein, producing MTTAPGTLGSTPPRFPTRREAAPAAPAGAAPPRSPGSGRTRPPAAGGRPPASARARASRTRPSDTRPPTPSATRTAPRRTSGTATTPAHTAAAASAPAEAGTAPAHAGPAPHVPTRGSLPAAIPQPLPTDVFADLLVAVLSGHRPVHSMLRHTRGRAYDELAWLAERGPLRTRGARPVVRDIGYYEPRPGAIEAFARVGAGDRLRAMAFRLELGRDRRWRCTAVELGGPRPPRPEAD
- a CDS encoding NAD-glutamate dehydrogenase, with the translated sequence MQTKLDEAKAELLERAARVAENSPVGGHLPTGSTGEETPDAQKAPDRETLLTFLQRYYLHTAPEDLTDRDPVDVFGAAVSHYRLAENRPQGTANVRVHTPTVEENGWTCSHSVVEVVTDDMPFLVDSVTNELTRQGRGIHVVIHPQFVVRRDVTGKLIEVLSTPATGDLPHDAHVESWIHVEIDRETDRADLKQITADLLRVLSDAREAVEDWGKMRDAAIRLAEGLPDEPIPADLPGPQVEEARELLRWLADDHFTFLGYREYQLRDDDSLAAVPGTGLGILRADPHHAAEESHPVSPSFERLPADARAKAREHKLLVLTKANSRATVHRPSYLDYIGVKKFDADGNVIGERRFLGLFSSAAYTESVRRVPVIRRKVEEVLNQAGFSPNSHDGRDLTQILETYPRDELFQTPVDELRSIVTSVLYLQERRRLRLYLRQDEYGRYYSALVYLPRDRYTTAVRLRIIEILKEELGGISVDFTAWNTESILSRLHFVVRVPQGTELPELSDSDKERIEARLVEAARSWEDAFAEALNAELGEEHAAEALRRYAHAFPEGYKADHNPRAAVADLVHLEQLNAEADKDFSLSLYEPVGAAPEERRFKIYRTGDAISLSAVLPVLNRLGVEVVDERPYELRCSDRSVAWIYDFGLRMPRANGGGDHFGDDARERFQDAFAATWTGKAENDGFNALVLSAGLTWRQAVVLRAYAKYLRQAASTFSQDYMEDTLRNNVHTTRLLVSLFEARMSPDRQRAGHEIVDALLEEVDAALDQVASLDEDRILRSFLTVIKATLRTNFFQEAAGGKPHDYVSMKFDPQAIPDLPAPRPAFEIWVYSPRVEGVHLRFGKVARGGLRWSDRREDFRTEILGLVKAQMVKNTVIVPVGAKGGFVAKQLPDPSVDRDAWLAEGVASYKTFISALLDITDNMVAGEVVPPADVVRHDEDDTYLVVAADKGTATFSDIANGVAENYNFWLGDAFASGGSAGYDHKGMGITARGAWESVKRHFRDMGVDCQTEDFTVVGIGDMSGDVFGNGMLLSEHIRLVAAFDHRHIFIDPNPDAATSYAERRRLFELPRSSWEDYDKELLSAGGGIFPRTAKAIPVNAHIREALGIEAKVTKLTPADLMKAILHAPVDLLWNGGIGTYVKSSTESNADVGDKANDAIRVDGKDLRVKVVGEGGNLGLTQLGRIEFALQGGRINTDAIDNSAGVDTSDHEVNIKILLNGLVRDGDMTVKQRNKLLAEMTDEVGRLVLRNNYAQNTAIANALAQSSAMLHAQQRFMKHLVREGHLDRALEFLPTDRQIRERLAQGHGLTGPETAVLLAYTKITVADELLHTSLPDDPYLSTLLHAYFPKELREQYPEHLVSHPLRREITTTVLVNDTVNTGGTTYLHRLREETGASLEEIVRAQTAARAIFRQSPVWDGVEALDNTVEAEVQTRIRLHARRLVERGTRWLLNNRPQPLELAGTVDFFADRVEQVWGELPKLLRGADLEWYQKIYDELTGAGVPDELATRVAGFSSAFPTLDIVSIADRMGREPLDVAEVYYDLADRLRITQLMDRIIELPRADRWQSMARAAIREDLYAVHAALTADVLAVGNGTSTPEQRYKAWEQKNAAILGRARSTLEEIQSSDAFDLANLSVAMRTMRTLLRTHS